The proteins below come from a single Vibrio diazotrophicus genomic window:
- a CDS encoding GNAT family N-acetyltransferase: MSGIRFRPATDVDCLFAFELKKAVDFDLLTLEHGWDEELQWALHQHEWNTGLPTLICYQDKPIGTDMLLEKRDQIYFSKSIIQPNYQNQGIGSKVMEYVIRFSKQTGKPCFLSYLKNNHAGSLYKRMGFEIYREDSPFVYTRHNPTKC, from the coding sequence TTGAGTGGGATTCGATTTCGCCCAGCTACTGACGTCGACTGCCTTTTTGCTTTTGAACTTAAGAAGGCAGTCGACTTCGATTTGCTAACGCTTGAGCATGGTTGGGACGAAGAGCTTCAATGGGCCTTGCATCAACACGAATGGAATACTGGTCTGCCAACATTAATCTGTTATCAAGACAAGCCCATCGGAACTGACATGTTGCTGGAAAAGCGTGATCAGATCTATTTTTCTAAATCCATTATTCAACCTAATTATCAAAATCAAGGGATCGGAAGTAAAGTTATGGAATATGTCATCCGATTTTCTAAACAAACCGGAAAACCCTGTTTTCTGAGCTATCTTAAAAACAACCATGCAGGAAGCCTCTATAAACGCATGGGATTTGAAATCTATCGGGAGGACTCACCCTTTGTTTATACCAGACACAACCCTACAAAGTGTTGA